ATCATCGCGCCGGCGGCGCCCGCGAACGCGTAGAGCGCGCCGGTCTTTCGCCAGAACATATCGATTACGGACGCTTCGTCCATGCGTTCCATGGGGGCCTTGGCGTATTGGATGTCCAGGGCCTGGCCGCCTACGAGCGCCAGCAGGACCTCCGTTTCCAGGTAACGGATCAGTTCGATCACCATCTCGCCGTTGTCCGCATCCGCGTCGTACAGTTCAGACAGGAGCGCGGTGGCCCATCCGTGCTGCACCTCGCCCGTCATGATACCGATGGACACGCCGTAGTGGGCGGCTTCCCGTTCGTCGAAGGCCTCCGTGGCCAGCGCCCGTCTCCGGAACGCCTCGTGGACGGTGGGCGCGCCGCGCCGCAACGCGTCACGGTCCATGATGTCGTCATGAACGATGGTCCAGGTGTGGAACACTTCCACGGCGACGGCCGCGGGCGTCGCCGTCTGCTCCTCCCCGCCTACGGCGCCGCAGGAGAAATAGAGGACGCAGGGACGAAGCACCTTGCCGGACGCCTGAAGGTAGCTGAGCACCCCGTCGTGAATGTCCTCCGGAACGAACAGCGCTTTACGGCGGTCCCGTTCCAGGTATTCGTGCACCCAGCCCTTGCGCTCGGCCAGCGCTTCGAGGAATGCCCGCTTTTCCTTGGTATCTGCCATATGCCACACCAGGTATATAGTATATCGCGTCCGTGCCGGCGCGTCATGCGTCCCTGCCGGCAGGCCGAGCGCGATAGGCGGGACGATTCCCAATGAAACGGACGTCCTTCGCGCCGGGAACGCTCAAGGGAGGCGCGCCGATGTCAGAAGGACAGGTCGTCGTCCTGGCCAGCCGGTGTTTCGGGTTCGAGGGGCTCGATGACAAACCGGCCGTTCTCCACCCGGACCAGCTTCCGCACGTGTTCGTCCGCCGCATTCAACTGGCGCGTGCAGATCCGGGAGAGCTCGATGCCTTCCTGGAACAGGGCGAGCGACTCGTCCAGCGGAAGATCGCCCTGCTCCATGCGCTCCACGATGTGCTCCAGGCGCTTCAGCGCCTCCTCGAAGGTCGGTCCTTCTTTCTCATTCATCCTGGGCATCCACTGGGTTAGGTATGTTCCGGGGAATCTGATTCGTCGAAGAGACTGAAGGACTCTGCCGCCTCCCCGCGCCGTTTCCTGCGCGGCGCGGCCGCGATTGGTTCCGCCCTGCCGCGAATGTGTTCGACGCGGCAGAACGCCTCGCCTTTGCGCAGCCGGATGTTCACCCGGTCGTCCACGCTGAGTTCATCCGCGCTGCGGACGACGCCGCCGTCGGACGCCCGGTGGCAGACCGCGTATCCACGCTCCAGGACCGAGAGGGGGCTGAGCGCCTGGAGCCGGCCGGCCAGTCCGCTGACCGTCTGGCCGCGTGTTTCGTGATCGTGGAAGCATCTGTCGGCCAGACGGCGGGTCAGCTCATCGGTGAACTGGGCGTACTGTCCGATCTGGTCCACCGGTCTCCTGAGTCCGTAACTGGAGACCAGCGCGGCGACGCGCTGGCGGTGCAGGTCCATGTAGGCCGCCATGCCTCCGCAGAGCCGCCTCAATACGCTATCGGACCGGTCCTTCAGTTCCCGCAGGTCGCGAACGACGATTTCGGCCGCGCCCGACGGCGTGGGGGCCCGGTGGTCGGCGGCGAAATCGGTCAGGGTAAAGTCCGTTTCGTGCCCCACGGCTGAGACTACCGGAATGCGGGACTTGAAAACGGCCCGGACCACCGCCTCTTCATTGAATGCCCACAGGTCCTCTGCCGATCCGCCTCCCCGACCGACGATCAGCACGTCCACTTCGCCGTAGTCGTTCATCTCTTCGATGGCGGCGGCGATTTCGGCCGCGGCGCCTTCGCCCTGCACAGGCGCCGCCCGCAGGATGATCGAGACCCATGGCGCGCGCCGGCGCAGCACCTGTATGATGTCCCGTATCGCCGCGCCGGAGCCCGAGGTGACCACCCCCACGCGCTCCGGGAAGGACGGCAGCGCTTTTTTGTGCTCCTCCCGGAAGAGGCCCTCTTCCTCGAGCCGTGCTTTCAGGCGTTCGAAGGCCGCCTGGAGCGCGCCTGCGCCAACTGGCGTCAGCTGCTGGGCGACCAGCTGGTACTGCCCCTGTACTTCGTAGACGGAAAGGACACCCCGTGCCAGGACCTCCATGCCGTCTTCGGGCTCGAAAGTCAGTTTCCGGTTGGCCGATCGCCACATGACGCAACGCAACTGGCTGCGGTCATCTTTCAGGGAGAAGTAGGCATGGCCGGACGAGTGCCGTTTGTAGTTGGAGATTTCGCCGGACACCGACACATAGGGGAACGCTTCTTCGAGCAGCGTCTTGACCCCCGCGGTCAGTTCGGTAACGGTAAGGATACGGGTATCGGCATCGGTCCCCACGCCTGGTCTTCCTCCCCTGCCTCTATCGGCAACGCCGCTACCTGGCGAATTCGACCGCGCGGGTCTGCCGGATTACGGTCACCTTGATCTGACCCGAGTACTCCATCCTGACCTGGATCTTCCGGGCGATTTCCGTGGCGAGCTGTACGGCCCGGAGGTCGTCGACTTCTTCGTGATCGATCATGACCCGCACTTCTTTGCCCGCCTTCATCACGAAGGCCCCGGATACGCCTTCGAAGGAACTCACCAGCTTTTCGATCTCCCGGAGCCGGCGTACGAATTTCTCCAGCGGCTCTCTGAGCGCGCCGGGCCTGGACACGGAGAGGACGTCGGCGGTCCTGACCACCACGGCCATGGGGCTGGCCTCATCCAGGTTTTCGTGGGTAACGCCTATACATTCCAGTACTTCGGGCGGCTCGCCGTACTTTTCGGCGACCGATCTTCCCAACGCGCCATGGGCGCCTTCCGGGCCGCCCTCCACGGCCTTGCCGATATCGTGGAGCAGTCCGCAGCGCCTGGCCAGGGTCACATCCAACTCCAGTTCCTGCGCCATAAGACCTGCCAGTTCGGCCACCTCGCGGCTGTGATGCAGCGCGTTCTGCCCGCCCGTCATACGGTATTTCAACTGTCCGAGCAGGATGGCCAGCTCGGGGCGGACGCCGGTAACACCCAGGTCGAAGAGGATCTGGTCGCCCGTATCCTGGATCAGATCGTTGATTTCTTCCTGGGTCTTGGAGACCACCTGCTCGATGAATCCGGGATGTATCCGCCCGTCCTGGATCAACTTCTCCATGGAGAGCTTCGCGATTTCCCGGCGCATGGGATTGAACCCGGAGAGGACGACGGCATTGGGCGTGTCGTCGACGATGACATCGATCCCCGTAGACATTTCGAACGCCTGGATGTTGCGTCCGTCGCGCCCGATGATGCGTCCTTTCATTTCATTGTCGGGCAGCGATATGACCGATGTCGTCGTTTCCGTCACGTGATCCAGCGTGTACTTCTGCATCGCGTGCGTGATGATTTCCCGGGCTTCGATCTCGGCGTTCTGGCGGGCTTCTTCGATGATGCTGCGGGCCTGTTGGCCGGCTTCGGCGCGTATCCGCGCGTCGATGTTGCTGAGCAGCGACCGCCTCGCTTCTTCCGTCGACATGCCGGCGGACTGCTCGAGTTGTTCGGTCTGCCGCTTGACCAGCTGTTCCAGCCGCTCTTCTTCTTCCGTCAGTTTCTCGTCCCGCTCCTGCAGCGACTGGAGCTGCTTCTGAATGCCCCTTTCCTGCTTGGCCACGTAGTCGGCCTTGCGCTCTACATTCTGTTCCCTGATCGCGATGCGTTTCTCGGCCCTGTTGTATTCCTGGCGGGCCTGGTTACTCTCTCGCTCGAATTTCGCCTTGGCCTGATACGATTCCTCCTCCATTTCGATCCTGGCCGTGTTTTTTATCGTATCAGCTTCTTCCACCGCCTCTGCAAGGATGCTCTCTGCCAAGCGCTCCATACTGTCGGTCTTACGTTTTTCGACACGCTTTCGAATGTACCATCCGAAGAGAAACATGATCAGGGCGGTGCCGGCGTAGAGACTGATCGTCACAAGCATAGTGGCAGCCACCTTCTTCAAATATGATATTTAATCCGGACATGGTCCGTTCCTCAACAAGACCGGTCATGGTTTTCTTTCTCGTCATCCTGTTCAGGAATCGCGCTTTCCAGCAATTCGTCCATGCGCCGGATCAGATCCGCGATCCGCTCGTCGTGCATGGACTCCGATACGACCTGCTCCTGCTTTTTTTCACGTTCCTTGTGCAACTCGTCGGCAATCCTGATCGCCGTAAGGACCGCCACGCTGGTGAGGGACTGCATGGTCACACTGACGGGCACCTCGCGCATGCGTTCGTCGACGTAGGCCGCGATCCGCTGTATGTACTCGGCTTCCTCCTCCGCCTGTATGGGATACTCGGTCCCGCAGATGTTGACGCGAACGGTGACTTTTTCGTCATCCATCATGTGTTCATCCCCGTAAGCAGCCGATGCCTGATCGTACGCGATACGAACGAGTCTTCCGGGTCGATTGAGCTGGGGACAGATCTTACTCGATGACGTCGAGACGCGACAGCATGGTGTCTATGCGTGCCTTGATGTCGTCCTGCTTGACGCGCAACTCCTGATTTTCCTGTTCCAGCTCTTCTTTCGTGGTAACCGACTGCTCCTGGACGCGCTGCAGTTCCTGGACCTGTGACTCCAGGTTCTGATTCTGGCTGCGCAGGCCGGCGTTCTCGTCCTTCAGTCGCTGAATCAGGTCAATCATCGTTTCTATTCGGCCCAACAACAACTCTATGGATTGCTCTTGCATGATCCCTCCGCTGGAGTGGTTCCTGCGCGCCCCGACGACGCTAGGAGCGAAGTTCCGCCCGGTACCGGTTTACCAGCCGGCGCAGCACCTTGTCCTGGAGCCGCGTGACTTCGGCGTCCGTCAGCGTCCGTTCACCGGACCGGAATCGCATGGCGTATGCCATGCTCTTTCGGTTGGCGGCTATCTGCTCTCCACGATATACGTCGAACAGTTCGACGGCTTCCAGCAGGTCGCCACTACACGCGCGGATTTCTTCCAGTATGTCCCGGTGCGAAACCTCGTCGGGCACGACTATAGCCAGATCTCTTTCCACCGCGGGGTACTTGGGGGCCGAATGATAGGTCCTTCGTTCAGACGCGCCGCCAAACAGGACTCCGCAGTCAATCACCCCCATCCAGACGGGCTCCCGGATGTCGTACCGGTCGAGGATCCCGTGCGATACCGCGCCGAAACGGCCGATCCGCACCCCGTCCGCGAGCAGTTCGCCGGTCCGGTCCGCGTCGAATAGCGGGTCGTCATTATCATACGGGACGGTTTCGACCCTGTCAAGTCCTAACCGCCCGGGCAACGCTTCCGCCAGCCCCTTCAAATCGAAGAAGTCGAAGGCCCCCGGCGGCCCGTCCCAGTGCGGGTCGTGACGCTGTCCCGTAACGGCGATGCAAAGGTGTTCGGGCTCATCTGGAAGGCCGTCGGATTTCGGCCAGAACACGCGGCCGACCTCGAATATCCGGATGTCCCGCACCTTGCGGTTGGCGTTCCAGCGAAGCACGCTCAACATGGAGGCCGCGAGGCTCGTGCGCATGGCGGAAAGCTCGGGACTCAGGGGGTTGTCGATCAGGACGCTGGACCGGGAAGGATCTATGAGCTCGTTCCGGTCCGGGTGCACCAAACTGTGGGTGACCACCTCGGTGAAGCCGAAGCCGGCCATGGTGTCGCGCAGGCGCCGCCGGACATCCTGCTGGGCGCGGCGCTCCTCCACCCGCTTTCGCGCTTCCGCCGTCTCGTCATGACGAGGCACGGAGGGAACCGGCTCGATCCGGTCGTATCCGTAGAGCCGTGCGACCTCCTCGGTCAAATCCACTTCGCGGGTTACATCCCTCCTGAAGGAAGGCACCCTGACCTCGAGATCCGCTTCGGCGGTCCGCATAGGCTGCACGTCGAAGCGGAGTTTACGCAGAAACGAGGCGATTTCGTCCCGGTCCAGGGCGGTTCCGAGCAGTCCGTTTACGCTGCTCGTGCGCAGCCGGATCACCGGTTCGGGTTCAGCCGGGGTCCGGACGTCAATCATGCCCGTTGCCACGGCGCCGCCGGATACCTCGGCGATCAACCCCGCGGCCCTGCTTACGGCCGCTCCCTGCAGTTCCGGATCCATGCCGCGCTCGAATCGCCGGGACGCGTCCGTCTGCAGCTGCAGCGCCTTCGAACCCCGGCGCACCCGAACCGCGTCGAAGCAGGCGCCTTCCAGGAACACCCGGCCGGTGTCGGCCGTGATCTCCGTGTTCAGTCCGCCCATGACGCCGCCGACGCCGATACCCCGTTCGTGATCGGCGATCATCAATACCTCGTGGCCGAGCGTCCGTTCCACCCCGTCAAGCGTGGTGAACGGTTCCTGCGCCACGGCGCGCCGGACGATGATGCCCTGGCCCGCCAACCGGTCCAGGTCGTAGGCGTGCAGCGGCTGACCCATTTCAAGCATCACGTAGTTCGTCACGTCGACGACATTGCTGATGGACCGGATGCCGGCGGCTTCGACCCGTCTTTTCAGCCAGTCCGGGGAAGGCCCGATCCGGACACCGGCGATCACGCGGCCTACGAACCGGGGACAGTCTTCGGGTGCGTCGACACGGACGTTGGCGAGAGATTCGGCGGTGGGGCCCGATTCGTCGACACTGGTGGACGGCATACGCAGTTCGCCGCCCGACAGAGCCGTGATTTCCCTCGCTATGCCCACGAGGGACAGGCAATCGGGACGGTTGGTGCCTACGTCGATGCTCAGTACGGTCTCCGGTTCGCCCAGAACGTCTTTCAAGGGCAGGCCGGGCTCGATCGCTTCATCGAGCACCATGATGCCGTCGTGGTCGTCGGACAGGTTCAGCTCGGCCTCGGAGCAGACCATCCCGAAGGATTCCACTCCCCGGATCTTTGCTTTCTTGATCTTCATGCCGCCGGGCAGCGACGTCCCGATCGGCGCCACCGGCACCTTCTGGCCGGCGGCCACGTTCGGCGCCCCGCATATGATCTGGAGGGTCTCCGTTCCCACGTCCACGGAGCAAAGGGAAAGCCTGTCGGCGTTGGGATGGCGTTCCACGCGCGCCACGTGCCCGGTGACAAACCCCTCGAAGTCGCTACCGACCGTCTCGACGGCATCGACTTCCAGGCCCGTCATGATCAGCCGTTCCACCAGTTCCTCGACGGACCAGGGGATGTCGCAGTACGCGCGCAGCCACGAAAGGGGGACTTTGATCACCATGGGACGCTTGGCTCCTTACCGGACGGACGGCCCTTAAGGCCGCTCGAGCAGACGCAGGTCGTTTTCGAGGAACATGTGGATGCTGTCGATCCCGTACTTGAACATGGCGAGGCGGTCCAGCCCCATGCCGAAGGCGTAGCCGGTGTACACTTCCGGATCGTAGTCCACGAAACCGAACACGGCCGGGTCGACCATGCCCGCGCCCGATATCTCGAGCCATCCCGTGTTCTTGCAGATCCTGCAGCCGTCGCCGCCACACGCGATGCAGGAGAAGTCATACTGTACGCTGGGCTCGGTAAAGGGAAAGAAATCGGGGATGAAACGCACCTTCACCCGTTCGCCGAAAAGCCGCCGGGCGAAATGGGTCATGTCGCCCTTGAGTTGCGCCATCGTGACCCCCTTGTCCACGTACAGCCCCTCGCACTGATGAAAGGTGAAGGCGTGGGTGGCGTCGGGATTCTCGTGGCGGTAGGTGCGTCCCGGCACGATCACGCGCACCGGGGGCTGCTGCTGCTCCATGACGCGGACCTGCACCGGGGAGGTATGGGTCCGGAGCACGATGTCGCGGCCCAGGTAGAAGGTGTCCTGCATATCGCGGGCCGGGTGGTCCTGCGGGATGTTCAATGCTTCGAAGTTGTAGTAGTCCCATTCCACCTCGGGACCGTCCACCACCGAGAAGCCCATTTCCTGGAAGATCTCGCTGACCTCTTCCCGGATCAGGGTCAGGGGGTGCTTGCTTCCCCGGGGCGGGCGGCGCCCCGGAAGGGTGACGTCCAGGGAGCCCGCCGTGGATTCCCGTCCCGTGCCGCACGCCGCCTTGCGGGCCTCCAGCGCTTCGCTGACGGCTTTCTTGGCCTGGTTGACCCGCTGGCCGATCCGGGGGCGGTCTTCAGGGGCCGCCTTGCCCACGGACCGCAGGATCCGGGTCAACTCGCCGTTCTTGCCCATGTACCTGATGCGGATGTCTTCCAGGTCCGACGGGTCGGCGGCGCGGGCGATTTCATCCAGCGCCCGGGCTTCGATGGCTTCCGCTTCCTGTCCCATAGATGGTCAGGAAAACTGCGCTTTTGCCGCGTCCGCTACTTCGGCAAAGGCGGGAGGATCGTTGACGGCGAGTTCGGCAAGGACTTTCCGGTCGATTTCGATATGGGCCAGCTTCATGCCGTGAATGAGCTGGCCGTACGTCAGGCCGTTGAGCCTTGCCGCCGCATTGATTCGGGTGATCCACAGGCGGCGGAAATCACGCTTGCGCCGGCGCCTGTCGCGGTACGCGTACGCCCAGCCCCGGTTGACGGCTTCGCGGGCCGTCCGGTAGAGCCGGTTGCGTCGCCCCCAGTATCCCCGGGCAAGCTTGATGATTTTCTTGCGCCGCCTGTGCGAGGCGGCGGCGTTGGTTGCACGTGGCATGGTTCGTTCCTTCTCTGGTTCGGCGTCCTTCGCCGTCTAGTTCGGCATCATCCGCCTGAGGCGCGGCGTGTCGGCCTTGCTCGCCATGGCGGTACCGCGAAGGCTTCTCGTGCGCTTGCCGTTCTTGGACAACTTATTGTGGGTCGCATGGGAATGGCTGCGTTTGAACTTGCCGGAAGCGACCCGCTTGAAACGTTTCGCCGCCGCTTTCAACGTCTTCATTTTCGGCATGATCAACTCCTGGTATTTGCCGTACTTGCCTTACCTGGGCATGAGGACCAGCGACATGCTGCGTCCTTCCAGCCTGGGCCGCTGTTCAATGGTGCTCACGTCCTCCAGCATTTCCGCCATGTGTTCCAGCTTCTGCTGACCCAGCTCCACGTGGGTCATTTCCCGGCCCCAGAACCGCACGGACACCTTGACCTTGTTACCGTGCTGCAGAAAATCGCGGGCCTGGTTGGCCCGGTACTCGAGGTCGTGTTCGCTGATCTTGGGCGTCTTGAAGCGGATTTCCTTCAACTGCGTCACGTGCTGCTTCTTGCGCGATTCCTTTACCCGCTTGCTCTGCTCGTACTTGTACTTGCCAAAGTCCATGATTTTGCATACGGGCGGGCGGGCGTCGGGCGATACTTCCACGAGGTCCAGATCGGCGCCCGTCGCAAGTTGCAGGGCCTCCTTGGTATCCATGATGC
The Gemmatimonadota bacterium genome window above contains:
- a CDS encoding polyprenyl synthetase family protein, which gives rise to MADTKEKRAFLEALAERKGWVHEYLERDRRKALFVPEDIHDGVLSYLQASGKVLRPCVLYFSCGAVGGEEQTATPAAVAVEVFHTWTIVHDDIMDRDALRRGAPTVHEAFRRRALATEAFDEREAAHYGVSIGIMTGEVQHGWATALLSELYDADADNGEMVIELIRYLETEVLLALVGGQALDIQYAKAPMERMDEASVIDMFWRKTGALYAFAGAAGAMIGLNTPDRTHPLVRAISSFTGECGVAFQLQDDILGLTADEATLGKPVCSDLREGKRTLLLVHTYQKASAAERRFLLDVVGKPEATDDQIAEVRDLILAHGGLDHARALMERRVADAIRNLDAIPDSSYKGYLVNWAEYLIGRSF
- the xseB gene encoding exodeoxyribonuclease VII small subunit, producing MNEKEGPTFEEALKRLEHIVERMEQGDLPLDESLALFQEGIELSRICTRQLNAADEHVRKLVRVENGRFVIEPLEPETPAGQDDDLSF
- the xseA gene encoding exodeoxyribonuclease VII large subunit, producing MGTDADTRILTVTELTAGVKTLLEEAFPYVSVSGEISNYKRHSSGHAYFSLKDDRSQLRCVMWRSANRKLTFEPEDGMEVLARGVLSVYEVQGQYQLVAQQLTPVGAGALQAAFERLKARLEEEGLFREEHKKALPSFPERVGVVTSGSGAAIRDIIQVLRRRAPWVSIILRAAPVQGEGAAAEIAAAIEEMNDYGEVDVLIVGRGGGSAEDLWAFNEEAVVRAVFKSRIPVVSAVGHETDFTLTDFAADHRAPTPSGAAEIVVRDLRELKDRSDSVLRRLCGGMAAYMDLHRQRVAALVSSYGLRRPVDQIGQYAQFTDELTRRLADRCFHDHETRGQTVSGLAGRLQALSPLSVLERGYAVCHRASDGGVVRSADELSVDDRVNIRLRKGEAFCRVEHIRGRAEPIAAAPRRKRRGEAAESFSLFDESDSPEHT
- the rny gene encoding ribonuclease Y, with amino-acid sequence MLVTISLYAGTALIMFLFGWYIRKRVEKRKTDSMERLAESILAEAVEEADTIKNTARIEMEEESYQAKAKFERESNQARQEYNRAEKRIAIREQNVERKADYVAKQERGIQKQLQSLQERDEKLTEEEERLEQLVKRQTEQLEQSAGMSTEEARRSLLSNIDARIRAEAGQQARSIIEEARQNAEIEAREIITHAMQKYTLDHVTETTTSVISLPDNEMKGRIIGRDGRNIQAFEMSTGIDVIVDDTPNAVVLSGFNPMRREIAKLSMEKLIQDGRIHPGFIEQVVSKTQEEINDLIQDTGDQILFDLGVTGVRPELAILLGQLKYRMTGGQNALHHSREVAELAGLMAQELELDVTLARRCGLLHDIGKAVEGGPEGAHGALGRSVAEKYGEPPEVLECIGVTHENLDEASPMAVVVRTADVLSVSRPGALREPLEKFVRRLREIEKLVSSFEGVSGAFVMKAGKEVRVMIDHEEVDDLRAVQLATEIARKIQVRMEYSGQIKVTVIRQTRAVEFAR
- a CDS encoding cell division protein ZapA; translated protein: MMDDEKVTVRVNICGTEYPIQAEEEAEYIQRIAAYVDERMREVPVSVTMQSLTSVAVLTAIRIADELHKEREKKQEQVVSESMHDERIADLIRRMDELLESAIPEQDDEKENHDRSC
- the zapB gene encoding cell division protein ZapB, with product MQEQSIELLLGRIETMIDLIQRLKDENAGLRSQNQNLESQVQELQRVQEQSVTTKEELEQENQELRVKQDDIKARIDTMLSRLDVIE
- the pheT gene encoding phenylalanine--tRNA ligase subunit beta, which translates into the protein MVIKVPLSWLRAYCDIPWSVEELVERLIMTGLEVDAVETVGSDFEGFVTGHVARVERHPNADRLSLCSVDVGTETLQIICGAPNVAAGQKVPVAPIGTSLPGGMKIKKAKIRGVESFGMVCSEAELNLSDDHDGIMVLDEAIEPGLPLKDVLGEPETVLSIDVGTNRPDCLSLVGIAREITALSGGELRMPSTSVDESGPTAESLANVRVDAPEDCPRFVGRVIAGVRIGPSPDWLKRRVEAAGIRSISNVVDVTNYVMLEMGQPLHAYDLDRLAGQGIIVRRAVAQEPFTTLDGVERTLGHEVLMIADHERGIGVGGVMGGLNTEITADTGRVFLEGACFDAVRVRRGSKALQLQTDASRRFERGMDPELQGAAVSRAAGLIAEVSGGAVATGMIDVRTPAEPEPVIRLRTSSVNGLLGTALDRDEIASFLRKLRFDVQPMRTAEADLEVRVPSFRRDVTREVDLTEEVARLYGYDRIEPVPSVPRHDETAEARKRVEERRAQQDVRRRLRDTMAGFGFTEVVTHSLVHPDRNELIDPSRSSVLIDNPLSPELSAMRTSLAASMLSVLRWNANRKVRDIRIFEVGRVFWPKSDGLPDEPEHLCIAVTGQRHDPHWDGPPGAFDFFDLKGLAEALPGRLGLDRVETVPYDNDDPLFDADRTGELLADGVRIGRFGAVSHGILDRYDIREPVWMGVIDCGVLFGGASERRTYHSAPKYPAVERDLAIVVPDEVSHRDILEEIRACSGDLLEAVELFDVYRGEQIAANRKSMAYAMRFRSGERTLTDAEVTRLQDKVLRRLVNRYRAELRS
- the pheS gene encoding phenylalanine--tRNA ligase subunit alpha — translated: MGQEAEAIEARALDEIARAADPSDLEDIRIRYMGKNGELTRILRSVGKAAPEDRPRIGQRVNQAKKAVSEALEARKAACGTGRESTAGSLDVTLPGRRPPRGSKHPLTLIREEVSEIFQEMGFSVVDGPEVEWDYYNFEALNIPQDHPARDMQDTFYLGRDIVLRTHTSPVQVRVMEQQQPPVRVIVPGRTYRHENPDATHAFTFHQCEGLYVDKGVTMAQLKGDMTHFARRLFGERVKVRFIPDFFPFTEPSVQYDFSCIACGGDGCRICKNTGWLEISGAGMVDPAVFGFVDYDPEVYTGYAFGMGLDRLAMFKYGIDSIHMFLENDLRLLERP
- the rplT gene encoding 50S ribosomal protein L20, whose amino-acid sequence is MPRATNAAASHRRRKKIIKLARGYWGRRNRLYRTAREAVNRGWAYAYRDRRRRKRDFRRLWITRINAAARLNGLTYGQLIHGMKLAHIEIDRKVLAELAVNDPPAFAEVADAAKAQFS
- the rpmI gene encoding 50S ribosomal protein L35: MPKMKTLKAAAKRFKRVASGKFKRSHSHATHNKLSKNGKRTRSLRGTAMASKADTPRLRRMMPN
- the infC gene encoding translation initiation factor IF-3, coding for MQKRTVRVNGMIRVPQVRVISAEGEQVGIMDTKEALQLATGADLDLVEVSPDARPPVCKIMDFGKYKYEQSKRVKESRKKQHVTQLKEIRFKTPKISEHDLEYRANQARDFLQHGNKVKVSVRFWGREMTHVELGQQKLEHMAEMLEDVSTIEQRPRLEGRSMSLVLMPR